One region of Pieris rapae chromosome Z, ilPieRapa1.1, whole genome shotgun sequence genomic DNA includes:
- the LOC110995824 gene encoding uncharacterized protein LOC110995824: MSSPNLNERCQSAMSNGKKHLSTDSKEDSLDNSIRESIKSERTGKSEEDCRRRTIIVEKKNGSYGFTLQSYGIHYKKEQEIEVITYVDHVEAEGPAALAGMREGDVILSINGNDVERADHTAIVTAINACDSRMRIVVIFEDCVRKVELHLKYINIQRTLQNKMRELEQLSIRERQVFDSNWKTHSLPSQKKKTSPSDIISDSEEPAADNISSYCRPTLSSENVTAAKPPQPNVFMYQYLDPRYGTCIIQPNIHTGSFVITVGSPRNRRDCHHYVVKATGECHRASEAYKVSNGKHGKPHRSHNHSCTPCGPAYNNQDANSLEAYDLASPCCDPHCVPNARKKIRRKKECSKEHKRKEKHHVDKSTQKTECNHVHSKKVCTSGHCSGRYRYLTTESTQTSQCSLQSYATSNATVPCDNSVSSYSTSLSSDTLFWENDRSEAKSSPKIQYQSAHQHVKPKSWDNLATKAIGGYGFGYGYLDTTTKHSSRSKSHGRSHSGRSTQSHHDYQHHSQEKHSHRQSGTPHHYQTYVRTHSHTCQPNKSTESLIVVPKYQLESSGSESRLACECESNVDYYRRGPVKSPAETHSNYYGQRFVYPTHSYKKKDSNVSSEITRL; the protein is encoded by the exons ATGAGTTCGCCAAATCTCAACGAGAGATGCCAAAGTGCTATGAGCAATGGTAAAAAACACTTAAGCACAGATTCTAAGGAGGATTCGCTGGATAATTCT attagaGAGTCAATAAAATCAGAAAGAACTGGTAAATCCGAAGAAGACTGTCGTAGACGCACAATAATtgtagaaaagaaaaatgggAGCTACGGTTTTACACTACAAAGCTATGGgatacattataaaaag GAACAAGAGATCGAGGTGATCACTTATGTGGATCATGTGGAGGCTGAGGGTCCGGCAGCACTCGCCGGCATGCGTGAAGGTGATGTCATTCTGTCCATCAACGGAAATGACGTGGAGAGAGCTGACCACACAGCCATCGTCACCGCCATTAACGCCTGCGACTCACGCATGCGTATCGTTGTGATATTTGAAGACTGCGTCCGAAAAGTTGAACTTCATCTTAAGTACATTAACATACAACGAACTCTTCAAAACAAAATGCGGGAACTGGAACAACTATCTATTCGGGAAAGGCAAGTATTCGATTCAAATTGGAAAACCCACAGTCTACCCTCGCAGAAGAAGAAAACCTCTCCGTCGGATATTATCTCAGACTCTGAAGAACCAGCCGCCGACAATATTAGCTCTTACTGCCGACCAACTCTATCGAGCGAAAACGTAACCGCCGCTAAGCCTCCACAACCTAACGTGTTCATGTATCAATATTTAGATCCCCGATACGGTACGTGTATTATACAACCAAATATCCACACCGGTAGCTTCGTCATTACAGTTGGTTCACCGCGAAACCGACGAGACTGCCATCATTATGTCGTGAAAGCGACAGGCGAATGTCACCGAGCGTCAGAAGCCTACAAGGTTTCAAATGGGAAACATGGCAAGCCCCACAGGAGCCACAACCACAGCTGTACTCCATGCGGTCCCGCATATAACAACCAAGACGCAAATAGTCTAGAGGCTTACGATCTCGCTAGCCCTTGCTGCGATCCTCATTGCGTACCTAATGCTAGGAAGAAAATCAGGAGAAAGAAGGAATGCTCAAAGGAGCATAAacgaaaagaaaaacatcatGTCGATAAATCAACTCAGAAGACTGAGTGTAATCATGTTCACTCAAAGAAAGTGTGTACGTCCGGACATTGTTCCGGAAGATACCGATACTTGACTACGGAATCGACACAGACGAGCCAGTGCAGCCTTCAATCGTACGCCACAAGCAACGCCACGGTACCGTGCGATAACTCAGTGTCCAGCTACAGTACTTCACTCAGCAGTGATACCTTGTTTTGGGAGAATGATCGCTCTGAAGCTAAATCTTCACCAAAAATTCAATACCAAAGCGCACACCAGCACGTAAAGCCCAAATCTTGGGATAATCTCGCTACGAAAGCTATTGGGGGCTACGGTTTCGGTTATGGCTATTTAGACACAACTACTAAACATTCAAGTAGATCTAAAAGTCACGGTCGAAGTCATAGCGGACGCAGCACTCAGAGTCACCATGACTACCAACATCACTCGCAGGAAAAACATTCCCATAGGCAGAGTGGTACACCACACCACTATCAGACCTATGTCAGGACACACAGCCACACCTGTCAGCCTAATAAATCAACGGAAAGTTTGATCGTGGTACCCAAATACCAATTGGAAAGTAGCGGTTCAGAGAGTAGACTTGCGTGTGAATGTGAAAGCAACGTAGATTATTATAGACGAGGCCCCGTAAAGAGCCCTGCCGAAACTCACTCCAACTATTACGGCCAACGATTCGTCTACCCCACTCATTCttataagaaaaaagattCGAATGTTAGTTCAGAAATAACGAGATTATAA
- the LOC110995755 gene encoding uncharacterized protein LOC110995755: MYVVRATVYQVGILTNKTKDSDLNKTGEQESITLYQNKGTGINLNNIPAPLVTNVTAENIMGVAPANAPFPLNMSLLGNKEAALQRIPREVVIPANITKASLFIPAAAGVQSISLPPLLSFNNNISKIPVPLPNVSVVSYTKASTLVKKP, translated from the exons at GTATGTTGTTCGAGCTACTGTATATCAAGTAGGAATTTTaactaacaaaacaaaagattcGGACTTGAATAAGAC TGGTGAACAAGAATCGATAACATTATATCAGAACAAAGGTACTggaataaatcttaataatatacctGCACCCCTGGTGACCAATGTGACTGCTGAGAATATAATGGGAGTTGCTCCAGCCAATGCACCGTTCCCACTTAATATGAGCCTACTTG gTAATAAGGAGGCAGCTTTACAAAGAATACCCCGGGAAGTGGTTATACCAGCCAACATCACGAAGGCTTCACTCTTTATTCCAGCGGCTGCTGGGGTCCAGTCAATCTCTCTTCCACCACTTCTAtccttcaataataatatttccaaaatacCTGTACCTCTCCCCAATGTATCTGTTGTGAGCTACACAAAAGCCAGTACTCTTGTTAAAAAACCTTAA